In one window of uncultured Acetobacteroides sp. DNA:
- a CDS encoding HAD family phosphatase produces the protein MAVEGVIFDFNGTLFWDTYLHNEAWDCYLEHHGFAWSDEEKNLKIHGKTNQDIFQAIYQRALSEDELGPMIMEKETIYQTLCRQQQMDLAPGAVALFGALADGGIPFTIATGSGKENVDFYFELLHLERWFRYDSIVYNDGSFRGKPHPDSFLLAADKLGIAPSSAVVFEDSISGIQAAENAGVGKIVIVNSNSEDYSSWPYKVITHFDEVRKQLLPQFRGRF, from the coding sequence ATGGCAGTAGAGGGAGTAATTTTTGACTTTAACGGAACGCTTTTTTGGGATACCTACCTGCACAACGAGGCTTGGGATTGCTACCTCGAGCACCACGGCTTTGCGTGGAGCGACGAGGAGAAGAATCTAAAAATCCACGGAAAAACCAACCAGGATATCTTTCAGGCGATATACCAGCGAGCCCTTTCGGAGGATGAGCTTGGGCCGATGATTATGGAGAAGGAGACCATCTACCAAACGCTATGCAGGCAGCAGCAGATGGACTTGGCTCCGGGAGCGGTAGCCCTTTTCGGCGCGCTTGCCGATGGCGGAATACCATTTACCATTGCAACAGGATCGGGCAAGGAGAACGTTGACTTCTACTTCGAGCTGCTGCACCTCGAGCGCTGGTTCCGCTACGATAGCATTGTGTACAACGATGGCTCGTTTCGCGGAAAGCCCCATCCCGACTCGTTTCTGCTGGCTGCCGATAAGCTGGGCATAGCGCCTTCCAGCGCCGTTGTCTTCGAGGATTCGATCTCCGGAATACAGGCTGCCGAAAATGCGGGGGTGGGCAAGATCGTCATCGTGAACTCCAACAGCGAGGACTATAGCAGCTGGCCCTACAAGGTAATAACCCACTTCGACGAGGTAAGGAAGCAGCTGCTCCCACAGTTCAGGGGACGCTTTTAG